One genomic window of Pagrus major chromosome 22, Pma_NU_1.0 includes the following:
- the angel2 gene encoding protein angel homolog 2 isoform X2 — translation MRPSRNINDVSSTPGENHPMFLRQLSSSGSSFLPHSRPALCRAGFRSSGVSSSYLPHVPAPHSWWSVRGFPPRPPRLPRSPPPAQQVFYGRTLHPRSISTSSWRSFYTSAGLMMERPDRDRGPPHKRRKSEEEKRSVSEREGHRGAAGSTGGSKREHHHLDSSTDRQPRPNHRFKDGSRDRGNDEAGKGVRKENSREKDVERTKTGNKDRQRKDSGGRDETPNRGWSAYQQGGNKDPQTVRSRTHTPKSKPEQDKVPTHKPNPWFKQRAAEQQGGSDRNTKVPERQLKDRSSDEGQWPGLPSRPCSTTPPSNPNPWQVARTNSQPPPPGTCPAVRQQEDIKQGKSLQRYWEALPGCSTDIQPPGDSTAFDFSVMSYNILSQELLQDNAYLYRHCHPSVLQWNRRLPNLLAEIQQHNADILCLQEVQEDHYENQIKPSLQALGYQCEFKKRTGRKPDGCAVIFKSSRLSLLSSNPVEFFRPGDALLDRDNVGLVVLLKPNDVTIQSDPSAIICVANTHLLYNPRRGDIKLAQLAILFAEIHRLNRLPDGSTNPVVLCGDFNSTPWSPLYSFLTTGCLDYRGLQIGTVSGQESSPRGQRLLNCPIWSRSLGINSQCQYRNTDESSDSPTVEGAISNLTVEDLANKSAFDFNRARIEHGLKLQSTYQHHLMPDGRPEITTCHSRTAITVDYILYTPELITPPSLPGGRGLHLLGRLALVGQPELEEVNGLPNQNHSSDHLPLLARFRFRC, via the exons ATGCGTCCAAGTCGAAACATAAACGATGTCTCTTCCACCCCCGGGGAGAA CCACCCCATGTTCCTCCGCCAGCTGAGCTCCTCCggctcctccttccttccccaCAGCCGTCCCGCTCTCTGCAGGGCCGGCTTCAGGAGCAGTGGTGTCTCGTCCTCCTACCTCCCCCACGTCCCTGCTCCTCATTCATGGTGGTCGGTGCGGGGATTTCCCCCCCGGCCTCCTCGACTCCCCCGCTCTCCCCCACCAGCCCAGCAGGTCTTCTATGGTAGGACGTTACACCCTCGGAGCATCAGCACCAGTAGTTGGCGTTCATTCTACACCTCTGCCGGCCTCATGATGGAGCGgcctgacagagacagaggaccTCCTCACAAACGGAGAAAGagtgaagaggagaagaggagcgTCAGCGAAAGGGaaggacacagaggagcagcagggtcTACAGGAGGCTCTAAGAGGGAGCACCATCATTTGGACTCCAGCACAGACAGGCAGCCTCGACCAAACCACCGCTTCAAAGATGGAAGTCGAGACCGAGGGAACGATGAAGCTGGGAAAGGTGTCCGTAaggaaaacagcagagagaaagatgtaGAAAGGACTAAAACTGGGAATAAAGACAGACAGCGAAAAGACAGCGGCGGTCGAGATGAGACCCCAAATCGAGGGTGGAGCGCATATCAGCAAGGAGGGAATAAAGATCCACAGACTGTGAGGTCGAGGACACACACTCCCAAATCAAAACCTGAACAGGATAAAGTTCCTACGCACAAACCAAACCCCTGGTTcaaacagagagctgcagagcaGCAGGGAGGCTCTGATAGGAATACAAAAGTACCAGAGAGGCAGTTGAAGGACAGAAGCAGTGATGAAGGGCAGTGGCCGGGGCTTCCCTCCAGGCCCTGCAGCACCACTCCTCCTTCAAACCCAAACCCATGGCAGGTAGCTAGAACCAACAGCCaacctcctccacctggaacTTGCCCGGCTGTCAGACAACAGGAAGACATTAAACAAGGGAAAT cTCTTCAGAGATACTGGGAGGCTTTACCTGGCTGCAGTACTGACATCCAACCACCAGGAGACAGCACAGCGTTTGACTTCTCAGTGATGTCCTACAACATCCTGTcacaggagctgctgcaggacaaCGCCTACCTGTACCGACACTGTCACCCCAGCGTCCTGCAGTGGAATCGCCGGCTGCCCAACCTGCTGGCTGAGATCCAGCAGCACAATGCTGAT ATCCTGTGTCTTCAAGAAGTCCAAGAGGACCACTATGAAAACCAGATCAAACCGTCTCTACAGGCATTAG gtTACCAGTGTGAGTTCAAGAAGCGAACAGGAAGGAAACCAGACGGTTGTGCTGTCATCTTCAAATCCTCCCGCCTGTCGCTCCTCTCCTCCAATCCCGTTGAGTTTTTCCGCCCTGGCGACGCCCTCCTTGACAGGGACAACGTGGGATTGGTTGTGCTGCTGAAACCTAACGACGTCACGATCCAATCGGATCCCTCTGCCATTATTTGTGTCGCCAACACTCACCTCCTCTACAACCCTCGCCGCGGAGACATCAAACTGGCACAGCTCGCGATCCTATTTGCCGAGATCCACCGGCTCAACCGCCTCCCAGACGGGTCGACCAATCCGGTCGTGCTCTGTGGGGATTTTAACTCGACTCCCTGGAGTCCGCTGTACAGCTTTCTGACCACAGGCTGTCTGGACTACAGAGGACTGCAGATCGGCACG GTGTCTGGTCAGGAGAGCAGTCCCAGAGGTCAGCGTCTCCTCAACTGTCCAATCTGGTCTCGCAGTTTGGGAATCAACTCTCAGTGTCAGTACAGGAACACTGATGAGTCCTCTGACAGCCCCACAG TAGAAGGAGCGATCTCTAATCTGACTGTAGAAGATCTCGCCAACAAATCGGCTTTTGATTTTAACAG AGCGAGGATCGAGCACGGCCTGAAGCTGCAGTCCACTTATCAGCACCACCTGATGCCCGATGGGAGACCTGAGATCACCACCTGTCACTCCCGCACAGCCATTACCGTGGATTACATCCTGTACACGCCTG AATTAATCACAcctccttcacttcctggtGGGCGGGGCCTCCATCTGCTGGGCAGGCTGGCATTGGTCGGCCAGCCAGAGCTGGAGGAAGTCAACGGTCTTCCCAATCAGAATCACTCGTCGGATCACCTCCCTCTCCTTGCTCGCTTCCGCTTCCGGTGCTGA
- the angel2 gene encoding protein angel homolog 2 isoform X3, translating into MFLRQLSSSGSSFLPHSRPALCRAGFRSSGVSSSYLPHVPAPHSWWSVRGFPPRPPRLPRSPPPAQQVFYGRTLHPRSISTSSWRSFYTSAGLMMERPDRDRGPPHKRRKSEEEKRSVSEREGHRGAAGSTGGSKREHHHLDSSTDRQPRPNHRFKDGSRDRGNDEAGKGVRKENSREKDVERTKTGNKDRQRKDSGGRDETPNRGWSAYQQGGNKDPQTVRSRTHTPKSKPEQDKVPTHKPNPWFKQRAAEQQGGSDRNTKVPERQLKDRSSDEGQWPGLPSRPCSTTPPSNPNPWQVARTNSQPPPPGTCPAVRQQEDIKQGKSLQRYWEALPGCSTDIQPPGDSTAFDFSVMSYNILSQELLQDNAYLYRHCHPSVLQWNRRLPNLLAEIQQHNADILCLQEVQEDHYENQIKPSLQALGYQCEFKKRTGRKPDGCAVIFKSSRLSLLSSNPVEFFRPGDALLDRDNVGLVVLLKPNDVTIQSDPSAIICVANTHLLYNPRRGDIKLAQLAILFAEIHRLNRLPDGSTNPVVLCGDFNSTPWSPLYSFLTTGCLDYRGLQIGTVSGQESSPRGQRLLNCPIWSRSLGINSQCQYRNTDESSDSPTAVEGAISNLTVEDLANKSAFDFNRARIEHGLKLQSTYQHHLMPDGRPEITTCHSRTAITVDYILYTPELITPPSLPGGRGLHLLGRLALVGQPELEEVNGLPNQNHSSDHLPLLARFRFRC; encoded by the exons ATGTTCCTCCGCCAGCTGAGCTCCTCCggctcctccttccttccccaCAGCCGTCCCGCTCTCTGCAGGGCCGGCTTCAGGAGCAGTGGTGTCTCGTCCTCCTACCTCCCCCACGTCCCTGCTCCTCATTCATGGTGGTCGGTGCGGGGATTTCCCCCCCGGCCTCCTCGACTCCCCCGCTCTCCCCCACCAGCCCAGCAGGTCTTCTATGGTAGGACGTTACACCCTCGGAGCATCAGCACCAGTAGTTGGCGTTCATTCTACACCTCTGCCGGCCTCATGATGGAGCGgcctgacagagacagaggaccTCCTCACAAACGGAGAAAGagtgaagaggagaagaggagcgTCAGCGAAAGGGaaggacacagaggagcagcagggtcTACAGGAGGCTCTAAGAGGGAGCACCATCATTTGGACTCCAGCACAGACAGGCAGCCTCGACCAAACCACCGCTTCAAAGATGGAAGTCGAGACCGAGGGAACGATGAAGCTGGGAAAGGTGTCCGTAaggaaaacagcagagagaaagatgtaGAAAGGACTAAAACTGGGAATAAAGACAGACAGCGAAAAGACAGCGGCGGTCGAGATGAGACCCCAAATCGAGGGTGGAGCGCATATCAGCAAGGAGGGAATAAAGATCCACAGACTGTGAGGTCGAGGACACACACTCCCAAATCAAAACCTGAACAGGATAAAGTTCCTACGCACAAACCAAACCCCTGGTTcaaacagagagctgcagagcaGCAGGGAGGCTCTGATAGGAATACAAAAGTACCAGAGAGGCAGTTGAAGGACAGAAGCAGTGATGAAGGGCAGTGGCCGGGGCTTCCCTCCAGGCCCTGCAGCACCACTCCTCCTTCAAACCCAAACCCATGGCAGGTAGCTAGAACCAACAGCCaacctcctccacctggaacTTGCCCGGCTGTCAGACAACAGGAAGACATTAAACAAGGGAAAT cTCTTCAGAGATACTGGGAGGCTTTACCTGGCTGCAGTACTGACATCCAACCACCAGGAGACAGCACAGCGTTTGACTTCTCAGTGATGTCCTACAACATCCTGTcacaggagctgctgcaggacaaCGCCTACCTGTACCGACACTGTCACCCCAGCGTCCTGCAGTGGAATCGCCGGCTGCCCAACCTGCTGGCTGAGATCCAGCAGCACAATGCTGAT ATCCTGTGTCTTCAAGAAGTCCAAGAGGACCACTATGAAAACCAGATCAAACCGTCTCTACAGGCATTAG gtTACCAGTGTGAGTTCAAGAAGCGAACAGGAAGGAAACCAGACGGTTGTGCTGTCATCTTCAAATCCTCCCGCCTGTCGCTCCTCTCCTCCAATCCCGTTGAGTTTTTCCGCCCTGGCGACGCCCTCCTTGACAGGGACAACGTGGGATTGGTTGTGCTGCTGAAACCTAACGACGTCACGATCCAATCGGATCCCTCTGCCATTATTTGTGTCGCCAACACTCACCTCCTCTACAACCCTCGCCGCGGAGACATCAAACTGGCACAGCTCGCGATCCTATTTGCCGAGATCCACCGGCTCAACCGCCTCCCAGACGGGTCGACCAATCCGGTCGTGCTCTGTGGGGATTTTAACTCGACTCCCTGGAGTCCGCTGTACAGCTTTCTGACCACAGGCTGTCTGGACTACAGAGGACTGCAGATCGGCACG GTGTCTGGTCAGGAGAGCAGTCCCAGAGGTCAGCGTCTCCTCAACTGTCCAATCTGGTCTCGCAGTTTGGGAATCAACTCTCAGTGTCAGTACAGGAACACTGATGAGTCCTCTGACAGCCCCACAG CAGTAGAAGGAGCGATCTCTAATCTGACTGTAGAAGATCTCGCCAACAAATCGGCTTTTGATTTTAACAG AGCGAGGATCGAGCACGGCCTGAAGCTGCAGTCCACTTATCAGCACCACCTGATGCCCGATGGGAGACCTGAGATCACCACCTGTCACTCCCGCACAGCCATTACCGTGGATTACATCCTGTACACGCCTG AATTAATCACAcctccttcacttcctggtGGGCGGGGCCTCCATCTGCTGGGCAGGCTGGCATTGGTCGGCCAGCCAGAGCTGGAGGAAGTCAACGGTCTTCCCAATCAGAATCACTCGTCGGATCACCTCCCTCTCCTTGCTCGCTTCCGCTTCCGGTGCTGA
- the angel2 gene encoding protein angel homolog 2 isoform X1, with translation MRPSRNINDVSSTPGENHPMFLRQLSSSGSSFLPHSRPALCRAGFRSSGVSSSYLPHVPAPHSWWSVRGFPPRPPRLPRSPPPAQQVFYGRTLHPRSISTSSWRSFYTSAGLMMERPDRDRGPPHKRRKSEEEKRSVSEREGHRGAAGSTGGSKREHHHLDSSTDRQPRPNHRFKDGSRDRGNDEAGKGVRKENSREKDVERTKTGNKDRQRKDSGGRDETPNRGWSAYQQGGNKDPQTVRSRTHTPKSKPEQDKVPTHKPNPWFKQRAAEQQGGSDRNTKVPERQLKDRSSDEGQWPGLPSRPCSTTPPSNPNPWQVARTNSQPPPPGTCPAVRQQEDIKQGKSLQRYWEALPGCSTDIQPPGDSTAFDFSVMSYNILSQELLQDNAYLYRHCHPSVLQWNRRLPNLLAEIQQHNADILCLQEVQEDHYENQIKPSLQALGYQCEFKKRTGRKPDGCAVIFKSSRLSLLSSNPVEFFRPGDALLDRDNVGLVVLLKPNDVTIQSDPSAIICVANTHLLYNPRRGDIKLAQLAILFAEIHRLNRLPDGSTNPVVLCGDFNSTPWSPLYSFLTTGCLDYRGLQIGTVSGQESSPRGQRLLNCPIWSRSLGINSQCQYRNTDESSDSPTAVEGAISNLTVEDLANKSAFDFNRARIEHGLKLQSTYQHHLMPDGRPEITTCHSRTAITVDYILYTPELITPPSLPGGRGLHLLGRLALVGQPELEEVNGLPNQNHSSDHLPLLARFRFRC, from the exons ATGCGTCCAAGTCGAAACATAAACGATGTCTCTTCCACCCCCGGGGAGAA CCACCCCATGTTCCTCCGCCAGCTGAGCTCCTCCggctcctccttccttccccaCAGCCGTCCCGCTCTCTGCAGGGCCGGCTTCAGGAGCAGTGGTGTCTCGTCCTCCTACCTCCCCCACGTCCCTGCTCCTCATTCATGGTGGTCGGTGCGGGGATTTCCCCCCCGGCCTCCTCGACTCCCCCGCTCTCCCCCACCAGCCCAGCAGGTCTTCTATGGTAGGACGTTACACCCTCGGAGCATCAGCACCAGTAGTTGGCGTTCATTCTACACCTCTGCCGGCCTCATGATGGAGCGgcctgacagagacagaggaccTCCTCACAAACGGAGAAAGagtgaagaggagaagaggagcgTCAGCGAAAGGGaaggacacagaggagcagcagggtcTACAGGAGGCTCTAAGAGGGAGCACCATCATTTGGACTCCAGCACAGACAGGCAGCCTCGACCAAACCACCGCTTCAAAGATGGAAGTCGAGACCGAGGGAACGATGAAGCTGGGAAAGGTGTCCGTAaggaaaacagcagagagaaagatgtaGAAAGGACTAAAACTGGGAATAAAGACAGACAGCGAAAAGACAGCGGCGGTCGAGATGAGACCCCAAATCGAGGGTGGAGCGCATATCAGCAAGGAGGGAATAAAGATCCACAGACTGTGAGGTCGAGGACACACACTCCCAAATCAAAACCTGAACAGGATAAAGTTCCTACGCACAAACCAAACCCCTGGTTcaaacagagagctgcagagcaGCAGGGAGGCTCTGATAGGAATACAAAAGTACCAGAGAGGCAGTTGAAGGACAGAAGCAGTGATGAAGGGCAGTGGCCGGGGCTTCCCTCCAGGCCCTGCAGCACCACTCCTCCTTCAAACCCAAACCCATGGCAGGTAGCTAGAACCAACAGCCaacctcctccacctggaacTTGCCCGGCTGTCAGACAACAGGAAGACATTAAACAAGGGAAAT cTCTTCAGAGATACTGGGAGGCTTTACCTGGCTGCAGTACTGACATCCAACCACCAGGAGACAGCACAGCGTTTGACTTCTCAGTGATGTCCTACAACATCCTGTcacaggagctgctgcaggacaaCGCCTACCTGTACCGACACTGTCACCCCAGCGTCCTGCAGTGGAATCGCCGGCTGCCCAACCTGCTGGCTGAGATCCAGCAGCACAATGCTGAT ATCCTGTGTCTTCAAGAAGTCCAAGAGGACCACTATGAAAACCAGATCAAACCGTCTCTACAGGCATTAG gtTACCAGTGTGAGTTCAAGAAGCGAACAGGAAGGAAACCAGACGGTTGTGCTGTCATCTTCAAATCCTCCCGCCTGTCGCTCCTCTCCTCCAATCCCGTTGAGTTTTTCCGCCCTGGCGACGCCCTCCTTGACAGGGACAACGTGGGATTGGTTGTGCTGCTGAAACCTAACGACGTCACGATCCAATCGGATCCCTCTGCCATTATTTGTGTCGCCAACACTCACCTCCTCTACAACCCTCGCCGCGGAGACATCAAACTGGCACAGCTCGCGATCCTATTTGCCGAGATCCACCGGCTCAACCGCCTCCCAGACGGGTCGACCAATCCGGTCGTGCTCTGTGGGGATTTTAACTCGACTCCCTGGAGTCCGCTGTACAGCTTTCTGACCACAGGCTGTCTGGACTACAGAGGACTGCAGATCGGCACG GTGTCTGGTCAGGAGAGCAGTCCCAGAGGTCAGCGTCTCCTCAACTGTCCAATCTGGTCTCGCAGTTTGGGAATCAACTCTCAGTGTCAGTACAGGAACACTGATGAGTCCTCTGACAGCCCCACAG CAGTAGAAGGAGCGATCTCTAATCTGACTGTAGAAGATCTCGCCAACAAATCGGCTTTTGATTTTAACAG AGCGAGGATCGAGCACGGCCTGAAGCTGCAGTCCACTTATCAGCACCACCTGATGCCCGATGGGAGACCTGAGATCACCACCTGTCACTCCCGCACAGCCATTACCGTGGATTACATCCTGTACACGCCTG AATTAATCACAcctccttcacttcctggtGGGCGGGGCCTCCATCTGCTGGGCAGGCTGGCATTGGTCGGCCAGCCAGAGCTGGAGGAAGTCAACGGTCTTCCCAATCAGAATCACTCGTCGGATCACCTCCCTCTCCTTGCTCGCTTCCGCTTCCGGTGCTGA